One Nonomuraea angiospora DNA segment encodes these proteins:
- a CDS encoding hybrid sensor histidine kinase/response regulator — translation MRWVLAVTALWTLLGLLPLALLTSSSISLSENAVRDEVDDRVRLTASVSRVVVEQQMGSLAQVVTAFAQRPGVRDTVERATPEAMRAHLGELKELRDGISGLILVSSDGRMLGAEPKTVLPQDLTATDWYRAVRDRRAAHISQAYTPTMIDVSRAVAVAAPIPSADGKRMLGILAVVYSLDAIQEFAKEAAEAQDIRLLITDRAGVLVADPGRKLLALTSLREDPRVDAALAGRTWNGMFSGVDGTVLSASEPIPGIGWTVTAEVSAAEALASAERLRANVMTVAALLALLILIGLGLQIHTTRGRRRAQATLARYAAELAAARDEAVSASSAKSEFLAKISHEIRTPINGVLGMNSLLMGTRLDDEQRHYATTAQESAQNVLRLLDDFLDLSRIEAGHLQVDAVPFDLPRLCDEVVAPFAPHAYEQGLWLTLRLDDGVPRQVTGDPARLRQILTNLVGNALKFTVQGGVDLHVALEEGEPGDARAVLRFSVADTGIGVGPDDRERVFGVFRQVDSPITRRTGGSGLGLAIGRQLTELMGGEIGLDSVEGVGSRFWVRLPVDVLTWSEPSVEALQGRRALVADPRPEDRALAVRFLAGAGLDVEESTDSTLELLRAAAAGGRPYELAVVALDLGTDAESTAHVILTDPLLQATSVVVVVTPGRSGFAWPGAVGERAVQSITRPLSRRRLLAAVENALVTAECPGEPREGVELAGLDGGARILVAEDDEVSRQVAMLVLRQAGHEVEVVDDGEQAVRAVLAGAYDLVFMDCQLPVLDGLAATEEIRRREDAHTPIIAMTAAAMPDDRIRCLAAGMDDHLAKPVDWSRVLAMIPEWAAYSGLPPELVGLSPEALADVAEAYLATATRTYEELRLAARTGDVAEVAALAHRLKGSCATVGAAREAELCRRVEDRARTGTVDSEPLDELGELLKVAPAWMNNP, via the coding sequence GTGAGATGGGTGCTCGCGGTGACTGCCCTGTGGACGTTGCTCGGCCTGCTGCCCCTGGCGCTGCTGACCTCCTCCAGTATCTCCCTGTCGGAGAACGCCGTGCGCGACGAGGTCGACGACCGGGTCAGGCTCACCGCCTCGGTGAGCCGGGTCGTGGTCGAGCAGCAGATGGGCTCCCTGGCGCAGGTCGTCACCGCGTTCGCGCAGCGGCCCGGCGTGCGCGACACGGTGGAGCGCGCCACCCCCGAGGCCATGCGCGCGCACCTCGGGGAGCTCAAGGAACTGCGTGACGGCATCAGCGGGCTGATCCTGGTCTCGTCGGACGGCCGCATGCTCGGCGCGGAGCCGAAGACCGTGCTGCCCCAGGACCTCACCGCCACCGACTGGTACCGCGCCGTGCGCGACCGGCGGGCGGCCCACATCTCCCAGGCGTACACGCCCACGATGATCGACGTGTCCAGGGCGGTCGCGGTGGCCGCGCCGATCCCCAGCGCCGACGGCAAGCGCATGCTCGGCATCCTCGCCGTCGTCTACAGCCTGGACGCCATCCAGGAATTCGCCAAGGAGGCCGCCGAGGCCCAGGACATCAGGCTGCTGATCACCGACCGGGCGGGCGTGCTCGTGGCCGACCCCGGCAGGAAGCTGCTCGCGCTCACCTCCCTGCGCGAGGACCCCCGGGTGGACGCCGCGCTCGCCGGGCGCACCTGGAACGGCATGTTCAGCGGCGTCGACGGCACGGTGCTGTCGGCGTCCGAGCCGATCCCGGGCATCGGCTGGACGGTCACCGCCGAGGTGTCCGCCGCCGAGGCGCTGGCCTCGGCCGAGCGGCTCAGGGCGAACGTCATGACCGTCGCGGCCCTGCTGGCCCTGCTCATCCTCATCGGCCTGGGCCTGCAGATCCACACCACGCGTGGCCGCCGCCGCGCGCAGGCCACGCTGGCCAGGTACGCGGCCGAGCTGGCCGCCGCCAGGGACGAGGCGGTCAGCGCCTCCAGCGCCAAGTCCGAGTTCCTGGCCAAGATCAGCCACGAGATCCGCACCCCGATCAACGGCGTGCTCGGCATGAACTCCCTGCTCATGGGCACCCGGCTGGACGACGAGCAGCGCCACTACGCGACCACGGCCCAGGAGTCGGCCCAGAACGTGCTGCGCCTGCTCGACGACTTCCTCGACCTGTCCAGGATCGAGGCGGGCCACCTCCAGGTCGACGCCGTGCCGTTCGACCTGCCGCGGTTGTGCGACGAGGTGGTCGCGCCGTTCGCGCCGCACGCGTACGAGCAGGGGCTCTGGCTCACGTTGCGGCTCGACGACGGCGTGCCCCGGCAGGTGACGGGCGATCCGGCGCGGCTGCGCCAGATCCTGACGAACCTGGTGGGCAACGCGCTGAAGTTCACCGTCCAGGGCGGGGTGGACCTGCACGTCGCCCTTGAGGAGGGCGAGCCCGGGGACGCGCGGGCGGTGCTCAGGTTCTCGGTCGCCGACACCGGGATCGGGGTGGGGCCCGACGACCGGGAGCGGGTGTTCGGGGTCTTCCGGCAGGTCGACTCGCCGATCACGCGCAGGACCGGCGGGAGCGGCCTGGGGCTGGCCATCGGCCGGCAGCTCACCGAGCTCATGGGCGGGGAGATCGGGCTCGACAGCGTGGAGGGCGTGGGCAGCCGGTTCTGGGTGCGCCTGCCGGTCGACGTGCTGACCTGGTCGGAGCCGTCGGTCGAGGCCCTGCAGGGCAGGCGCGCGCTCGTCGCCGACCCGCGGCCCGAGGACCGCGCGCTGGCCGTGCGGTTCCTGGCGGGCGCCGGGCTCGACGTGGAGGAGAGCACGGACTCCACCCTGGAGCTGCTGCGGGCCGCGGCGGCGGGCGGGCGGCCGTACGAGCTCGCGGTCGTCGCCCTCGACCTCGGCACCGACGCCGAGTCGACCGCGCACGTGATCCTCACGGATCCGCTGCTCCAGGCCACCAGCGTGGTCGTGGTCGTCACCCCCGGGCGGTCGGGCTTCGCCTGGCCCGGCGCCGTGGGGGAGCGGGCCGTGCAGTCGATCACCCGGCCGCTGAGCCGCCGCCGCCTGCTGGCCGCCGTGGAGAACGCCCTGGTCACCGCCGAGTGCCCCGGCGAGCCGCGCGAAGGCGTGGAGCTCGCGGGCCTGGACGGCGGCGCGCGGATCCTGGTGGCGGAGGACGACGAGGTCAGCCGCCAGGTCGCGATGCTCGTGCTGCGCCAGGCCGGGCACGAGGTCGAGGTGGTGGACGACGGCGAGCAGGCCGTGCGCGCCGTGCTGGCCGGGGCCTACGACCTGGTGTTCATGGACTGCCAGCTGCCCGTGCTCGACGGGCTGGCCGCGACCGAGGAGATCAGGCGGCGCGAGGACGCGCACACCCCGATCATCGCGATGACCGCGGCGGCGATGCCGGACGACCGGATCCGCTGCCTGGCGGCCGGGATGGACGACCACCTGGCCAAGCCGGTGGACTGGTCGCGCGTGCTCGCCATGATCCCGGAGTGGGCCGCCTACTCCGGGCTCCCGCCCGAGCTGGTGGGCCTGTCGCCGGAGGCGCTCGCCGACGTGGCGGAGGCGTACCTGGCGACCGCGACGCGGACGTACGAGGAGCTGCGGCTGGCGGCGCGGACCGGTGACGTGGCGGAGGTGGCCGCGCTGGCCCACCGGCTCAAGGGCAGCTGCGCGACCGTCGGGGCGGCCCGCGAGGCGGAGTTGTGCCGGCGCGTCGAGGATCGGGCGCGTACGGGCACCGTCGACAGCGAGCCGCTCGACGAGCTGGGCGAGCTGCTCAAAGTGGCGCCGGCGTGGATGAACAATCCGTAG
- a CDS encoding WXG100-like domain-containing protein, with amino-acid sequence MFDPFQALAWFADVHVPVADVSNLRDRAKALRALAESIGKVAHKTDAGVAEARRANDSRIVDRFADVWPKELAPRYAALQEELLDLAAGCEEYADAVEEHREQLRIIGTYLAAMAFTMMFGFVYPAARVAAEKAFRWLVSRAKLERTLFQKITKMILEARMGKRRVGNYFVREGLDALADSVLWTALKTGVHAGSSAATGQPMGNLWEYAGKHFAAEMAYNGGIKALSDVRRFFPATKVTETLLGSDPAGKFFRRTLSAATIYPLVAGGSMSEQGALRSALAHAPRAFIFKR; translated from the coding sequence ATGTTCGACCCCTTCCAGGCGCTGGCCTGGTTCGCCGACGTGCACGTGCCGGTGGCCGACGTGAGCAACCTGCGGGACCGTGCCAAGGCGCTGCGCGCGCTGGCCGAGTCCATCGGGAAGGTCGCCCACAAGACCGACGCCGGTGTCGCCGAGGCGCGCAGGGCGAACGACAGCCGCATCGTGGACCGCTTCGCCGACGTGTGGCCGAAGGAGCTCGCCCCCCGCTACGCCGCGCTCCAGGAGGAGCTGCTGGACCTGGCGGCGGGCTGCGAGGAGTACGCCGACGCCGTGGAGGAGCACCGCGAACAGCTCCGGATCATCGGCACCTACCTCGCCGCCATGGCCTTCACGATGATGTTCGGCTTCGTCTACCCCGCGGCCAGGGTCGCGGCCGAGAAGGCGTTCAGATGGCTGGTGTCGAGGGCCAAGCTGGAGCGCACGCTCTTCCAGAAGATCACCAAGATGATCCTGGAGGCGCGGATGGGCAAGCGCCGCGTCGGCAACTACTTCGTCCGCGAGGGGCTCGACGCGCTGGCCGACTCCGTGCTGTGGACCGCGCTCAAGACCGGCGTGCACGCGGGCAGCTCGGCCGCCACGGGACAGCCGATGGGCAACCTCTGGGAGTACGCGGGCAAGCACTTCGCCGCCGAGATGGCCTACAACGGCGGCATCAAGGCGCTGAGCGACGTGCGCAGGTTCTTCCCCGCCACGAAGGTCACCGAGACGCTGCTGGGCTCGGACCCCGCGGGCAAGTTCTTCCGCCGCACGCTCTCGGCCGCCACCATCTACCCCCTGGTCGCCGGTGGGTCGATGTCGGAGCAGGGCGCGCTCCGCTCGGCGCTGGCGCACGCGCCCAGGGCCTTCATCTTCAAGCGTTGA
- a CDS encoding YbaB/EbfC family nucleoid-associated protein, with product MTTPRTGDPELDRALAEMAARTAELEEVSRLLEETRGRGESAGGQVVVELKPTGSLAGLRIDPRAMRLGSQALADAIVEAFRRAEDDVAGQSYDLARTVFGT from the coding sequence ATGACCACACCCCGTACCGGAGACCCGGAGCTGGACCGCGCGCTGGCCGAGATGGCGGCGCGGACGGCCGAGCTGGAGGAGGTGAGCCGCCTGCTGGAGGAGACCCGGGGGCGTGGCGAGAGCGCCGGCGGGCAGGTCGTCGTCGAGCTCAAGCCCACCGGCTCGCTGGCCGGGCTGCGCATCGACCCGCGGGCGATGCGGCTGGGCTCGCAGGCGCTGGCGGACGCCATCGTGGAGGCGTTCCGGCGGGCCGAGGACGACGTGGCCGGACAGTCGTACGACCTGGCGAGGACGGTCTTCGGCACCTGA
- a CDS encoding ATP-binding cassette domain-containing protein, with protein MISLKALSKRYGDRPAVDDLTLELRPGTVTGFLGPNGAGKSTTMRLILGLDRPTSGTALIGGVPYHRIINPLRTVGALLDARALHPGRSGHAHLVALARANGIPRRRVDEVLETVGMAAAARKRAGALSLGMSQRLGIAAALLGDPEVLMFDEPVNGLDPDGVRWGRGLMRSLAAEGRTVFVSSHLMTEMQLTADHLVVIGKGRLIADAPLSEVIAGSSLTAVLVRTPHAGDLAVRLRAAGIAVDRYGENELEATGATLETVGDLAYEAGIRLHELRTREASLEQAYQELTAGSVEYGAGS; from the coding sequence GTGATCAGTCTGAAGGCTTTGAGCAAGAGGTACGGCGACCGCCCGGCGGTCGACGACCTGACACTGGAGCTGAGACCGGGCACGGTGACGGGGTTCCTCGGCCCGAACGGAGCCGGGAAGTCGACCACGATGCGCCTGATCCTCGGCCTCGACCGGCCCACCTCCGGCACCGCGCTGATCGGCGGCGTGCCGTACCACCGGATCATCAACCCGCTGCGCACGGTCGGCGCGCTCCTCGACGCCCGCGCGCTGCACCCGGGCCGCAGCGGCCACGCGCACCTGGTCGCGCTGGCCCGCGCCAACGGCATCCCCCGGCGGCGCGTGGACGAGGTGCTGGAGACGGTCGGCATGGCCGCGGCGGCGCGCAAGCGGGCCGGGGCGCTGTCGCTCGGCATGAGCCAGCGGCTCGGCATCGCGGCGGCGCTGCTGGGGGATCCGGAGGTGCTGATGTTCGACGAACCCGTCAACGGGCTCGACCCGGACGGGGTGCGCTGGGGGCGCGGGCTCATGCGCTCGCTGGCCGCCGAGGGCCGGACGGTGTTCGTCTCCAGCCACCTCATGACCGAGATGCAGCTCACCGCCGACCACCTGGTCGTGATCGGCAAGGGCCGGCTCATCGCGGACGCGCCGCTGTCCGAGGTCATCGCGGGCAGCTCCCTGACGGCCGTGCTCGTCCGCACCCCGCACGCCGGCGATCTCGCGGTACGGCTGCGCGCCGCCGGGATCGCGGTGGACCGGTACGGCGAGAACGAGCTGGAGGCCACCGGCGCCACCCTCGAAACGGTCGGCGACCTGGCCTACGAGGCCGGGATCCGGCTGCACGAGCTGCGCACCCGGGAGGCCTCGCTCGAACAGGCCTACCAGGAGCTGACCGCGGGAAGCGTCGAGTACGGGGCGGGATCGTGA
- a CDS encoding ABC transporter permease subunit, whose amino-acid sequence MRTLWQAIGSEWAKLWSVRSTWWCLAGAAALMVVTALTLGGASATDALREGRAGARVTASEAVVSATSYVQFALVALAMLAITSEYSSGSIRATLQATPARGVVLAAKALVVAPVMAVAGVLSGAVATVVVQVVLSGALFGGLVVSPIGEVVPDLLGVGAFFALVSVMTLGVGAAMRSAAGTLTVVFMLLMGVPLMLLTTGSQAALDASLRMPTFAGLAFMGSADNLTGGPMPYSAGEGLAWLLAWTAAALAAGHAVLRRRDA is encoded by the coding sequence GTGAGGACGTTGTGGCAGGCGATCGGGTCCGAGTGGGCGAAGCTGTGGTCGGTCAGGTCCACGTGGTGGTGCCTGGCCGGCGCGGCGGCGCTCATGGTGGTGACCGCGCTCACCCTGGGCGGCGCGAGCGCCACCGACGCCCTGCGCGAGGGCCGGGCCGGCGCGCGGGTGACGGCCAGTGAGGCGGTGGTGTCGGCGACGTCGTATGTCCAGTTCGCGCTCGTGGCGCTGGCGATGCTGGCGATCACCTCGGAGTACTCGTCCGGGAGCATCCGGGCCACGTTGCAGGCCACGCCCGCCCGCGGGGTGGTGCTGGCGGCCAAGGCGCTGGTCGTGGCGCCGGTGATGGCCGTGGCGGGCGTGCTGTCGGGGGCCGTCGCGACGGTGGTCGTCCAGGTCGTGCTGTCCGGCGCCCTGTTCGGCGGGCTCGTCGTGTCGCCGATCGGCGAGGTCGTGCCGGACCTGCTCGGGGTCGGGGCGTTCTTCGCTCTGGTGTCGGTGATGACGCTCGGCGTCGGCGCCGCGATGCGCAGCGCGGCGGGCACGCTGACCGTGGTGTTCATGCTGCTCATGGGGGTGCCGCTGATGTTGCTGACGACGGGGAGCCAGGCGGCGCTGGACGCCTCCTTGCGGATGCCGACGTTCGCCGGGCTGGCGTTCATGGGGAGCGCGGACAACCTGACCGGCGGGCCGATGCCGTACTCGGCGGGGGAGGGTCTGGCCTGGCTCCTCGCCTGGACGGCGGCGGCCCTGGCGGCGGGCCACGCGGTGCTGCGCCGCCGCGACGCCTGA
- a CDS encoding sensor histidine kinase — MSGSRAARVLAGVVLGTALGLVELVFLCVAWPACLVPAARPAVVRGLDRLMALERARLSRWLGHEVVRRDGGYGFLAARAVLGVLGGYLFAMVLFLGGLLLVGGLWDLTWGQAEPVPVNLPGVRIVTSSGMFGLTGGAVLLALAALMTLAVGSLERRLADHFLGPGSHELMRRRIAELTATRSGIVRAVDDERRRIERDLHDGVQQRGVALAMLLGRARHSADPGATTELVAQAYTESRQLLDELRSVAWRIYPTALDELGLRAALAGVAERSSVPVTVHDGLAGRPVSEVETALYFVAREAITNAIKHAGARDILVVLTEDERAVSVVISDDGTGGADPTGGGLSGLGRRVLALDGEFTVQSPPGGPTKIAATLPKTPPGGSPEGVSGPSGGISGPSAGVSGAEAGSSCA, encoded by the coding sequence GTGTCAGGCAGCAGGGCAGCCCGGGTGCTGGCCGGGGTCGTCCTCGGGACGGCTCTCGGCCTCGTCGAGCTGGTCTTCCTGTGCGTGGCGTGGCCCGCCTGCCTGGTCCCCGCCGCCCGGCCCGCCGTCGTGCGAGGGCTGGACAGGCTGATGGCCCTGGAGCGGGCCAGGCTGTCCCGCTGGCTCGGGCACGAGGTGGTGCGGCGGGACGGCGGTTACGGCTTCCTCGCCGCGCGCGCCGTCCTGGGGGTCCTGGGCGGCTACCTGTTCGCGATGGTCCTCTTCCTCGGCGGGCTCCTGCTGGTCGGCGGCCTGTGGGATCTCACCTGGGGGCAGGCCGAGCCGGTGCCGGTGAACCTGCCCGGCGTCAGGATCGTCACCAGCAGCGGCATGTTCGGCCTGACCGGCGGCGCCGTGCTGCTCGCCCTGGCCGCCCTCATGACCCTGGCCGTCGGATCGCTCGAACGGCGGCTGGCCGACCACTTCCTCGGCCCCGGCAGCCACGAGCTGATGCGCCGGCGGATCGCCGAGCTGACCGCCACCCGCTCCGGCATCGTCCGGGCCGTGGACGACGAGCGGCGCAGGATCGAACGCGACCTCCACGACGGCGTTCAGCAGCGCGGCGTCGCGCTCGCCATGCTGCTGGGCCGCGCCCGGCACAGCGCCGACCCCGGGGCGACCACCGAGCTGGTCGCCCAGGCGTACACCGAGTCGCGCCAGCTCCTCGACGAGCTGCGCAGCGTGGCCTGGCGCATCTACCCGACGGCGCTCGACGAGCTGGGGTTGCGCGCCGCGCTGGCGGGCGTCGCCGAGCGGTCGAGCGTGCCGGTGACCGTGCACGACGGGCTGGCCGGGCGGCCCGTGTCGGAGGTGGAGACCGCGCTCTACTTCGTGGCCAGGGAGGCGATCACCAACGCGATCAAGCATGCCGGGGCGCGTGACATCCTGGTCGTGCTGACGGAGGACGAGCGGGCGGTGAGCGTGGTGATCTCGGACGACGGCACGGGCGGGGCCGATCCGACGGGCGGCGGGCTGTCGGGGCTGGGCCGGCGGGTGCTGGCGCTGGACGGGGAGTTCACGGTCCAGAGCCCGCCGGGCGGGCCCACCAAGATCGCCGCCACCCTCCCGAAGACACCGCCAGGCGGCTCCCCGGAGGGCGTCTCCGGGCCGTCCGGGGGCATTTCGGGGCCGTCCGCGGGCGTTTCCGGGGCGGAGGCGGGCTCGTCGTGCGCGTGA
- a CDS encoding response regulator transcription factor, with protein sequence MRVILADDSVLLREGLTRLLGDAGHEVVAAVGDAPALLAAVEHHRPDVAVVDVRMPPGHKDDGLRAALEIRDRHPGVGVLVLSQYVEPHYAARLMAGSTRGLGYLLKDRVSEVADFLDSLERVRAGGAAFDPEVVRQLLARTTHADPLSSLSPREGEVLRHLAQGFVNAAIAERLHVSLSTVEKHVNAIVDKLDLPRDPDYSRRVLAILRYLDT encoded by the coding sequence GTGCGCGTGATCCTGGCCGACGACTCCGTGCTGCTGCGCGAAGGGCTCACCCGGCTGCTCGGCGACGCCGGTCACGAGGTGGTCGCCGCCGTCGGCGACGCCCCCGCGCTGCTCGCCGCCGTCGAGCACCACCGCCCCGACGTGGCCGTGGTCGACGTCCGCATGCCGCCCGGCCACAAGGACGACGGCCTGCGGGCGGCCCTGGAGATCCGCGACCGCCACCCCGGCGTCGGCGTGCTGGTCCTGTCGCAGTACGTCGAGCCGCACTACGCGGCCAGGCTGATGGCCGGCTCCACGCGCGGCCTCGGCTACCTCCTCAAGGACCGGGTCTCGGAGGTGGCCGACTTCCTCGACTCGCTCGAACGCGTACGCGCCGGCGGAGCCGCGTTCGACCCCGAGGTGGTGCGGCAGCTCCTGGCCCGCACCACCCACGCCGACCCGCTGAGCAGCCTGAGCCCGCGCGAGGGCGAGGTGCTGCGGCACCTCGCCCAGGGCTTCGTGAACGCGGCCATCGCCGAGCGCCTGCACGTCTCGCTCAGCACGGTCGAGAAGCACGTCAACGCCATCGTGGACAAGCTCGACCTGCCCCGCGACCCCGACTACAGCCGCCGCGTCCTGGCCATCCTCCGCTACCTGGACACGTGA
- a CDS encoding maleylpyruvate isomerase family mycothiol-dependent enzyme has translation MTTLDTARMVEGLREQTAGFARAAAGGDPEAVVPTCPEWPLRTLVGHIGQAHRWAAEMLRKGEPLAVPDPGQAAPGAPAGWERWLRDGAEELIGAIGQVGADTEVWTFLGPRPAAFWLRRMMCDTAVHHYDAAATTGAAFGIAGDLAADVITEGMELLASPGSESLKPSLVGLRGRGERLGVRPDTGDGWVVVRSPGGLWWERGPVEGDAVVSGAVADLMLVCSRRLPLGDPRVAVSGDRALLEHWLAHLAF, from the coding sequence ATGACGACGCTGGACACCGCGCGGATGGTCGAGGGGCTGCGGGAGCAGACGGCCGGGTTCGCCCGGGCGGCGGCCGGAGGGGATCCGGAGGCGGTGGTCCCGACCTGCCCGGAATGGCCGCTGCGTACGCTCGTGGGGCACATCGGGCAGGCGCACCGGTGGGCGGCCGAGATGTTGCGCAAGGGCGAGCCGCTCGCGGTGCCCGACCCGGGGCAGGCCGCTCCGGGCGCGCCGGCGGGGTGGGAGCGGTGGCTGCGGGACGGCGCCGAGGAGCTGATCGGCGCGATCGGGCAGGTGGGGGCGGACACCGAGGTGTGGACGTTCCTGGGGCCGCGGCCCGCGGCGTTCTGGCTGCGCAGGATGATGTGCGACACCGCCGTCCACCACTACGACGCGGCGGCCACGACGGGGGCCGCGTTCGGGATCGCCGGCGACCTCGCGGCCGATGTGATCACCGAGGGCATGGAGCTGCTGGCCTCTCCAGGTTCGGAGTCGCTGAAGCCGAGCCTGGTGGGGCTGCGCGGCCGGGGCGAGCGGCTGGGGGTGCGGCCGGACACGGGCGACGGCTGGGTGGTCGTCAGGAGTCCCGGGGGGTTGTGGTGGGAGCGTGGGCCGGTGGAGGGGGACGCGGTGGTGTCGGGGGCCGTCGCGGACCTCATGCTGGTGTGCTCGCGCCGCCTGCCGCTCGGCGACCCCCGGGTGGCGGTGTCCGGGGACCGTGCGCTGCTGGAGCACTGGCTGGCCCACCTGGCGTTCTAG
- a CDS encoding MerR family transcriptional regulator, whose protein sequence is MPGGARPKTLREQTLGIGDLAALTGVPVRTIRYYCDEGIIESVRSAGGHRRFDRAAVERLGLVRRLRGLGLGLPAITGVLSGERSMAEAVAAERAALDVRLADLAWRRASLRAVEEASPDERAARLDLLAAVERGHAARDALVDFWRRTMVAPVSEEMFAGFVAMAVPQPPADPTPPQVVAYAELVGLVGDRSLLRDLLARARVNVELIADEDELMNGVAEACALALPPVLAGEEPRVGPELDRFVAAHASVRGGGDTPAFRRELLANVAADSDPRIWRYWRLVGEVSEEAATLGATHLWLTDSLERSIRSAS, encoded by the coding sequence ATGCCGGGCGGAGCTCGGCCGAAGACGCTGCGCGAGCAGACGCTGGGGATCGGGGACCTGGCGGCGCTGACCGGCGTTCCGGTGCGGACCATCCGCTACTACTGCGACGAGGGCATCATCGAGTCGGTCCGCAGCGCCGGCGGGCACCGCAGGTTCGACCGGGCGGCGGTGGAGCGGCTCGGGCTGGTCAGGCGGCTGCGCGGGCTCGGGCTGGGACTGCCCGCCATCACCGGGGTGCTCAGCGGCGAGCGTTCCATGGCCGAGGCCGTCGCGGCCGAGCGGGCGGCGCTCGACGTGCGGCTCGCCGACCTCGCCTGGCGGCGGGCGTCCCTGCGGGCGGTCGAGGAGGCGAGCCCTGACGAGCGGGCGGCCCGGCTGGACCTGCTGGCCGCGGTGGAACGCGGCCACGCGGCCCGCGACGCGCTGGTCGACTTCTGGCGGCGCACGATGGTGGCGCCGGTGTCGGAGGAGATGTTCGCCGGGTTCGTGGCGATGGCGGTGCCCCAGCCGCCCGCCGACCCGACGCCGCCGCAGGTGGTCGCGTACGCCGAGCTGGTCGGCCTGGTCGGCGACCGGTCCCTGCTGCGCGACCTGCTGGCCAGGGCGCGGGTCAACGTCGAGCTGATCGCCGACGAGGACGAGCTGATGAACGGGGTCGCCGAGGCGTGCGCGCTGGCCCTGCCCCCGGTGCTGGCGGGCGAGGAGCCGCGGGTGGGGCCGGAGCTCGACCGGTTCGTGGCGGCGCACGCGTCGGTGCGGGGCGGCGGCGACACCCCGGCGTTCCGCCGGGAACTGCTGGCGAACGTGGCGGCGGACAGCGACCCGCGGATTTGGCGCTACTGGCGGCTCGTGGGCGAGGTGAGCGAGGAGGCGGCCACGCTGGGCGCCACGCACCTGTGGCTGACCGACTCCCTCGAACGCTCGATCCGCTCCGCCTCCTGA
- a CDS encoding MFS transporter has product MVVLEAPPVRDTRRVSAAVAAAGVSSFALLYAPQPVLPQLAAGFGLDPGSASLTIGVATGALAVAVLPVAWLAGRVGRRRVIVWSVLATAIIGLLLPLAPSFSVLLAMRAVQGVAVAGFAGVAAAYLADAVGTARLPAAVGAMIAGNSVGGMLGRLGAGFAAGPMGWHGSLLVVAVLSLVCALFAALTLPHDEAPEPTGSRGPEPGSEILGRGSPDAGPVRRARLGAGLVGLAGPFAVGALATGAFVALYNAAGFRLAAPPLSLAPAAASLVFLSYAMGTASSAAAGRLAARLGWTKALVTALAVTVAGAVLTAHPSLPLIATGFAVLTAGFFAAHAIANAWVAAEAPPSARGRAAGVYTLCYYLGSGLGGTAGGVVYGHAGWAWLIGLTSAWLALAVLAVLMTRRSR; this is encoded by the coding sequence GTGGTGGTTCTCGAGGCTCCTCCGGTTCGTGACACCCGGCGGGTCAGTGCGGCGGTGGCCGCGGCCGGGGTGTCGTCGTTCGCCCTGCTGTACGCGCCGCAGCCCGTGCTGCCGCAGCTCGCCGCCGGGTTCGGGCTGGATCCGGGCAGCGCCTCGCTGACCATCGGCGTGGCCACCGGAGCGCTGGCCGTGGCCGTGCTGCCGGTGGCGTGGCTCGCCGGGCGGGTGGGGCGGCGCAGGGTGATCGTCTGGTCCGTGCTGGCCACCGCGATCATCGGGCTGCTGCTGCCGCTGGCCCCGTCCTTCTCCGTGCTGCTGGCGATGCGGGCGGTGCAGGGGGTGGCGGTCGCGGGGTTCGCCGGGGTCGCGGCGGCGTACCTGGCCGATGCGGTCGGTACGGCACGGCTGCCCGCCGCGGTGGGGGCGATGATCGCGGGGAACTCGGTCGGCGGGATGCTGGGCCGGCTCGGCGCCGGGTTCGCCGCCGGGCCGATGGGGTGGCACGGCTCGCTGCTGGTGGTGGCGGTGCTGTCCCTGGTGTGCGCGCTGTTCGCGGCCCTCACGCTCCCGCACGACGAGGCCCCGGAGCCCACCGGATCCAGGGGTCCCGAGCCCGGATCGGAGATCCTGGGGCGCGGGTCACCGGATGCCGGGCCCGTCCGGAGGGCTCGGCTCGGGGCCGGGCTGGTCGGGCTGGCCGGGCCGTTCGCCGTCGGAGCGCTGGCCACGGGGGCGTTCGTGGCGCTCTACAACGCCGCCGGCTTCCGTCTGGCCGCCCCTCCCCTGTCGCTCGCCCCCGCCGCCGCCTCCCTCGTCTTCCTCTCCTACGCCATGGGCACCGCCTCCTCGGCCGCCGCCGGGCGCCTGGCGGCCCGGCTGGGCTGGACGAAGGCGCTGGTCACGGCCCTTGCCGTGACGGTGGCGGGCGCCGTGCTCACCGCGCACCCGTCGCTGCCGCTCATCGCGACCGGGTTCGCCGTACTGACCGCCGGGTTCTTCGCCGCGCACGCCATCGCCAACGCCTGGGTCGCCGCCGAGGCGCCCCCGAGCGCCCGGGGCCGCGCGGCCGGCGTCTACACCCTCTGCTACTACCTGGGCAGCGGCCTCGGCGGCACGGCCGGCGGCGTCGTGTACGGGCACGCGGGCTGGGCCTGGCTGATCGGGCTCACGTCGGCCTGGCTGGCGCTGGCGGTCCTCGCCGTCCTCATGACCCGCCGCTCAAGGTGA